A genome region from Setaria italica strain Yugu1 chromosome III, Setaria_italica_v2.0, whole genome shotgun sequence includes the following:
- the LOC101769308 gene encoding probable inactive receptor kinase At5g58300, with translation MWHLRLIAIFSAALFFTHLPCAKGADLNSDKQALLAFAASLPHGRKLNWTSTTQVCTSWVGITCTPNGKRVREVRLPAIGLFGPIPGGTLGKLDALEVLSLRSNRLTINLPPDVASIPSLHSLYLQHNNLSGIIPSTLSSSLTFLDLSYNSFNGEIPLKVQDITELTALLLQNNSLSGPIPDLHLPKLRHLDLSNNNLSGPIPPSLQKFPASSFLGNTFLCGFPLEPCPGTPPSPISPSPQNGRRSIWKKLSRGVIIAIAAGVGAIVLLLIIILLVCIFKRKKDAEPGAASSSSKGKAIAGGRAEKSKAEYSSGIQEAERNKLFFFEGCSYNFDLEDLLRASAEVLGKGSYGTTYKAVLEDGTTVVVKRLKEVVAGKREFEQQMELIGKVCQHQNTVPLRAYYYSKDEKLLVYDYVPLGSLSAALHGNKAVGRNPLDWETRVKIALGTARGMAYLHGEVGGKFIHGNIKSSNILISQELSACVTEFGLAQLMAPPHVHPRLIGYRSPEILETKKPTQKSDVYSFGVLLLEMLTGKAPLRSPGREDSIEHLPRWVQSVVREEWTSEVFDVDLLRHPNVEDEMVQMLQVAMACVAVVPDERPRMEEVVRRIEEIRNSYSETKTSPEDKPREGSF, from the exons ATGTGGCATCTGAGGCTTATAGCTATTTTTTCTGCTGCGCTTTTCTTTACGCATCTTCCATGTGCTAAAGGTGCTGACCTGAACTCTGATAAGCAGGCCCTTCTTGCATTTGCTGCATCACTGCCTCATGGCAGAAAGCTCAACTGGACCTCCACAACCCAAGTATGCACATCGTGGGTCGGGATTACTTGCACGCCCAATGGGAAGCGTGTACGTGAAGTGCGGCTACCTGCAATAGGGCTCTTTGGTCCTATCCCTGGGGGCACACTTGGCAAGCTTGATGCACTAGAGGTGTTGAGCCTTAGGTCAAATCGTCTCACTATTAATCTTCCTCCTGACGTAGCATCCATTCCTTCTCTGCACTCCCTTTATCTTCAGCACAACAACTTGTCTGGAATTATACCAAGTACACTGTCTTCCAGCCTAACATTCTTAGACCTGTCATACAATTCCTTCAATGGAGAAATCCCGTTGAAAGTGCAAGATATCACTGAACTGACTGCATTGCTTCTCCAGAACAACTCTCTTTCTGGACCCATCCCTGATCTTCACCTCCCCAAATTGAGACATTTGGATTTGAGTAACAATAACCTGAGTGGACCTATACCACCTTCCCTGCAGAAGTTCCCAGCTAGTTCTTTCTTGGGAAATACCTTTCTATGTGGATTTCCATTGGAACCATGTCCAGGAACCCCACCCTCTCCAATATCACCATCACCCCAAAATGGCAGAAGAAGCATATGGAAAAAGCTTAGCCGTGGTGTCATTATTGCAATAGCTGCTGGAGTAGGGGCCATAGTATTGCTTTTGATTATCATTCTCTTGGTATGcattttcaaaagaaagaaagacgcAGAGCCTGGCGCGGCATCATCTTCATCCAAAGGAAAGGCTATTGCTGGTGGAAGGGCAGAAAAATCCAAGGCAGAATACAGCAGCGGTATTCAAGAAGCAGAGAGGAATAAATTGTTTTTCTTTGAGGGATGTTCATATAATTTCGACTTGGAGGATTTGTTGAGGGCTTCGGCTGAAGTCCTTGGAAAAGGAAGTTATGGGACTACCTACAAAGCTGTTCTTGAGGATGGGACAACAGTAGTGGTCAAGAGACTGAAGGAAGTGGTGGCAGGAAAGAGGGAATTCGAACAGCAGATGGAGCTAATTGGCAAGGTTTGCCAGCATCAGAACACAGTCCCATTGCGTGCTTACTATTACTCTAAGGATGAGAAGCTCTTGGTGTATGACTATGTCCCATTGGGTAGCCTTTCTGCTGCTTTGCATG GGAATAAAGCTGTTGGAAGAAATCCATTGGACTGGGAAACAAGAGTGAAAATAGCTCTGGGCACTGCACGTGGGATGGCTTATCTTCATGGCGAGGTTGGCGGGAAGTTCATCCACGGGAACATCAAGTCAAGCAACATCCTCATTTCCCAGGAACTCAGCGCCTGCGTCACCGAGTTCGGCCTTGCCCAGCTCATGGCCCCGCCCCACGTCCACCCACGTCTCATCGGATACCGCTCGCCTGAGATCCTCGAGACCAAGAAACCGACGCAGAAATCCGACgtctacagcttcggcgtcCTGCTCCTCGAGATGCTCACAGGTAAAGCCCCTCTGAGATCCCCCGGCCGCGAGGACTCCATAGAGCACCTCCCCCGGTGGGTGCAGTCCGTGGTGCGAGAAGAGTGGACGTCAGAGGTTTTCGACGTCGACTTGTTGAGGCACCCGAACGTCGAGGACGAGATGGTCCAGATGCTCCAGGTCGCTATGGCATGTGTTGCTGTTGTCCCTGACGAGCGGCCTCGGATGGAGGAGGTGGTCAGGAGGATCGAGGAGATCCGGAACTCCTACTCGGAGACGAAGACCTCCCCGGAGGACAAACCAAGGGAGGGATCCTTCTGA
- the LOC101769713 gene encoding ubiquitin-conjugating enzyme E2 11 isoform X1 translates to MMKQEFVMASKRILKELKDLQRDPPTSCSAGPAGEDMFHWQATIMGPPDSPYAGGVFLVNIHFPPDYPFKPPKVSFKTKVFHPNINSNGSICLDILKEQWSPALTISKVLLSICSLLTDPNPDDPLVPEIAHMYKTDRPKYESTARSWTQKYAMG, encoded by the exons ATGATGAAACAGGAGTTTGTCATGGCATCGAAGCGTATCCTGAAGGAATTGAAGGACCTGCAGAGAGATCCCCCCACATCATGCAGTGCAG GTCCTGCCGGTGAGGACATGTTTCATTGGCAAGCAACAATTATGGGACCGCCTGACAGTCCCTATGCTGGTGGTGTTTTCTTAGTGAACATTCATTTCCCGCCAGATTACCCCTTCAAACCTCCGAAG GTGTCTTTCAAGACAAAGGTCTTCCATCCTAATATCAACAGCAATGGAAGTATATGCCTTGACATTCTTAAAGAGCAGTGGAGCCCTGCTTTGACAATTTCTAAG GTCTTGCTCTCCATCTGCTCCCTGCTAACTGACCCCAACCCGGACGATCCTCTTGTCCCCGAGATTGCCCACATGTACAAGACGGACCGGCCGAAGTATGAGTCGACAGCCCGCAGCTGGACGCAGAAATATGCGATGGGCTGA
- the LOC101769713 gene encoding ubiquitin-conjugating enzyme E2 11 isoform X2 — protein MASKRILKELKDLQRDPPTSCSAGPAGEDMFHWQATIMGPPDSPYAGGVFLVNIHFPPDYPFKPPKVSFKTKVFHPNINSNGSICLDILKEQWSPALTISKVLLSICSLLTDPNPDDPLVPEIAHMYKTDRPKYESTARSWTQKYAMG, from the exons ATGGCATCGAAGCGTATCCTGAAGGAATTGAAGGACCTGCAGAGAGATCCCCCCACATCATGCAGTGCAG GTCCTGCCGGTGAGGACATGTTTCATTGGCAAGCAACAATTATGGGACCGCCTGACAGTCCCTATGCTGGTGGTGTTTTCTTAGTGAACATTCATTTCCCGCCAGATTACCCCTTCAAACCTCCGAAG GTGTCTTTCAAGACAAAGGTCTTCCATCCTAATATCAACAGCAATGGAAGTATATGCCTTGACATTCTTAAAGAGCAGTGGAGCCCTGCTTTGACAATTTCTAAG GTCTTGCTCTCCATCTGCTCCCTGCTAACTGACCCCAACCCGGACGATCCTCTTGTCCCCGAGATTGCCCACATGTACAAGACGGACCGGCCGAAGTATGAGTCGACAGCCCGCAGCTGGACGCAGAAATATGCGATGGGCTGA
- the LOC101771449 gene encoding thioredoxin H5 isoform X1, whose product MHGNKALTPSLFSWMIDTITNLLFQIFDPGLRINILTNCLEPMGCCGSSAVDDEEHLDYSAGKVTVVPDLRCWERKLDEATELGQTVVVKFSATWCGPCRIAAPLFAELSLKHSDLAFVSVDVDELPELVTQFDIRATPTFIFMRDKKEIDKLVGGNQEDLQKKFDPYCQEKC is encoded by the exons ATGCATGGCAATAAGGCATTGACACCCTCTTTGTTTTCTTGGATGATTGACACCATTACTAATCTTCTATTTCAAATTTTCGATCCAGGGCTCCGGATCAATATCCTGACGAATTGCCTCGAACCGATGGGGTGCTGTGGAAGT AGTGCTGTAGATGATGAGGAACATCTGGACTACAGCGCCGGAAAAGTGACCGTTGTACCAGATCTTCGGTGTTGGGAACGGAAATTGGACGAAGCGACTGAACTTGGGCAAACG GTTGTGGTAAAATTCAGTGCGACTTGGTGCGGACCATGCAGGATTGCTGCTCCACTATTCGCCGAGCTTTCTTTGAAGCATTCTGATCTTGCTTTCGTGTCCGTTGATGTAGATGAACTGCCG GAACTGGTCACGCAATTCGATATACGGGCAACTCCAACGTTCATCTTCATGAGAGACAAGAAGGAGATCGACAAGCTGGTCGGAGGCAACCAGGAAGATCTCCAGAAGAAGTTCGATCCATACTGCCAGGAGAAATGTTAG
- the LOC101771449 gene encoding thioredoxin H5 isoform X2 produces MGCCGSSAVDDEEHLDYSAGKVTVVPDLRCWERKLDEATELGQTVVVKFSATWCGPCRIAAPLFAELSLKHSDLAFVSVDVDELPELVTQFDIRATPTFIFMRDKKEIDKLVGGNQEDLQKKFDPYCQEKC; encoded by the exons ATGGGGTGCTGTGGAAGT AGTGCTGTAGATGATGAGGAACATCTGGACTACAGCGCCGGAAAAGTGACCGTTGTACCAGATCTTCGGTGTTGGGAACGGAAATTGGACGAAGCGACTGAACTTGGGCAAACG GTTGTGGTAAAATTCAGTGCGACTTGGTGCGGACCATGCAGGATTGCTGCTCCACTATTCGCCGAGCTTTCTTTGAAGCATTCTGATCTTGCTTTCGTGTCCGTTGATGTAGATGAACTGCCG GAACTGGTCACGCAATTCGATATACGGGCAACTCCAACGTTCATCTTCATGAGAGACAAGAAGGAGATCGACAAGCTGGTCGGAGGCAACCAGGAAGATCTCCAGAAGAAGTTCGATCCATACTGCCAGGAGAAATGTTAG
- the LOC101770809 gene encoding serine/threonine-protein kinase STN8, chloroplastic, giving the protein MAASLLPPAATLAKKYPTLLHPSGARPHAQRLIFRCGATSDAADDGWASFVDELKSSLQDPSDTVASDAAGAGAAPDDLVTALPLDASADPAGVGDTTNAIAGAANELMGVDASGAAASSDSIPDGLLSVLHLDASNPAVRAAGGALSRLDALTAGLSDAQRWALLGFLGVTWLYLTARPGVLSGAVDTYVLAPLQLALDSVLGRRSLKMSDFVVGERIGEGSFGVVYAGAVVPKNGAVVEERSGRARTSLQNDDRYKEKVILKKIKVGTVGAKECGDYEEWFNYRMARAAPESCADFLGSFVADKTKSEFIKGGKWLVWKFEGDRTLADYLGDRAFPSNLEQLMFGRALRGLGTLERDALVVKQVMRQLVTSLKRIHGTGIVHRDIKPSNLVVTRRGQVKLIDFGAATDLRIGKNYVPDRALLDPDYCPPELYVLPEETPEPPPEPIAAILSPILWQLNNPDLFDMYSAGIVLMQMAIPTLRTQSGLKNFNAELRSAGYDLNRWRQSTRRRPDLQILDLDSGRGWDLATKLISERGANGGGRLSAAAALRHPYFLLGGDQAAAVLSKLSLIK; this is encoded by the exons ATGGCCGCGTCCCTCCtgccccccgccgccaccctcgccaAGAAGTACCCCACCCTCCTCCACCCGTCCGGCGCCAGGCCACACGCCCAGAGGCTGATCTTCAGGTGCGGCGCGACCAGCGACGCCGCGGACGATGGCTGGGCATCCTTCGTGGACGAGCTCAAGAGCTCGCTGCAGGACCCGTCCGACACGGTGGccagcgacgccgccggcgcgggcgccgcgccGGACGACCTTGTGACCGCGCTGCCACTGGACGCCTCCGCCGACCCGGCCGGTGTCGGGGACACGACCAATGCCATCGCCGGCGCGGCGAACGAGCTCATGGGCGTGGACGCGTCCGGTGCGGCTGCCAGCAGCGACTCCATCCCGGACGGGCTCCTGAGCGTGCTGCACCTGGACGCGTCGAACCCTGCggtgcgcgcggcgggcggcgcgctgTCCCGCCTGGACGCGCTCACGGCGGGGCTGTCGGACGCGCAGCGGTGGGCGCTGCTCGGGTTCCTGGGCGTGACATGGCTATACCTGACGGCGCGGCCGGGGGTGTTGAGCGGCGCCGTGGACACGTACGTGCTGGCGCCGCTGCAGCTGGCGCTGGACAGCGTGCTGGGCCGGCGGAGCCTGAAGATGAGCGACTTCGTGGTCGGCGAGCGCATCGGAGAGGGCTCGTTCGGGGTGGTGTACGCCGGCGCCGTTGTGCCGAAGAACGGCGCCGTCGTGGAGGAGCGGTCAGGCAGGGCCCGGACGAGCCTCCAGAACGACGACAGGTACAAGGAGAAGGTCATCCTCAAGAAG ATCAAGGTTGGCACGGTGGGGGCGAAGGAGTGCGGCGACTACGAGGAGTGGTTTAACTACCGCATGGCCAGGGCGGCGCCGGAGTCGTGCGCCGACTTCCTCGGGAGCTTCGTCGCCGACAAGACCAAGTCGGAGTTCATCAAGGGCGGCAAGTGGCTCGTATGGAAGTTTGAG GGAGACCGGACGCTGGCGGACTACCTGGGCGACCGGGCGTTCCCGTCCAACCTGGAGCAGCTCATGTTCGGGCGCGCGCTGCGTGGGCTTGGCACGCTGGAGCGCGACGCGCTGGTGGTGAAGCAAGTGATGCGACAGCTGGTCACGTCGCTGAAGCGCATCCATGGCACGGGCATCGTGCACCGCGACATCAAGCCCTCCAACCTCGTCGTCACCCGGCGCGGGCAGGTGAAGCTCATAGACTTCGGCGCCGCCACCGACCTCCGCATCGGCAAGAACTACGTCCCCGACCGCGCCCTGCTCGACCCGGACTACTGCCCGCCCGAGCTCTACGTCCTCCCCGAGGAGACGCCCGAGCCCCCGCCGGAGCCCATCGCCGCCATCCTCTCCCCCATCCTCTGGCAG CTGAACAACCCGGACCTGTTCGACATGTACTCGGCGGGGATCGTGCTGATGCAGATGGCCATACCGACGCTGCGGACGCAGTCGGGGCTCAAGAACTTCAACGCCGAGCTCAGGTCCGCCGGCTACGACCTCAACAGGTGGCGGCAGAGCACGCGGCGGAGGCCCGACCTGCAGATCCTGGACCTCGACTCCGGGCGAGGCTGGGACCTCGCCACCAAGCTCATCTCGGAGAGGGGCGCCAACGGCGGGGGCaggctctccgccgccgcggcgctacGGCACCCATATTTTCTCCTGGGTGGAGATCAGGCCGCGGCCGTGCTGTCCAAGCTCTCGCTCATCAAATAG